A single genomic interval of Alteromonas sp. CI.11.F.A3 harbors:
- the cobA gene encoding uroporphyrinogen-III C-methyltransferase: MNTLVNTFGLLFREALSLPVRHSTSNFLSGWLGNGKNAPRSKKEGKVYIVGAGPGDVELLTLKALRLIKQADIVLFDALVGKDVIAEIPRHVKREYVGKRCGQHSMKQQDISEMVVELAKAGHCVVRLKGGDPALFARTCEETMALTEAKIPFAIVPGITAASGMSAYTGIPLTDRRCAQAVSFITAHFQNPETWPEMTQLAKNVASQTVVVYMGLSRLSILCDALGKQGIADDWPVAAVENATSPQQRVIEGTLSTIGGLVSEANVSGPTLLIFGKVIESRQLVNTSLLHNKQHVSAI; this comes from the coding sequence ATGAACACTTTAGTTAACACATTTGGGCTGTTGTTTCGCGAAGCATTATCGTTACCTGTTCGTCACTCGACGTCAAATTTTTTAAGTGGATGGTTGGGCAACGGGAAAAACGCGCCACGCAGCAAGAAAGAAGGAAAAGTGTACATTGTTGGGGCGGGTCCCGGCGATGTTGAATTACTCACCCTTAAAGCGCTTAGATTAATCAAGCAAGCCGATATTGTCTTGTTTGATGCGTTAGTAGGCAAAGATGTCATTGCAGAAATTCCCCGTCATGTGAAACGTGAATATGTGGGTAAACGCTGTGGTCAGCACAGTATGAAACAGCAAGATATTAGCGAAATGGTGGTTGAGCTGGCTAAAGCTGGTCATTGCGTAGTGCGACTTAAAGGGGGCGACCCTGCGTTGTTTGCCAGAACGTGCGAAGAAACCATGGCGCTAACAGAAGCGAAGATTCCTTTTGCTATTGTACCTGGTATTACGGCAGCTTCTGGCATGTCTGCCTACACAGGTATCCCCCTGACTGATAGACGTTGTGCACAGGCGGTAAGCTTTATTACTGCACACTTTCAAAACCCTGAAACATGGCCAGAGATGACCCAATTGGCAAAAAACGTAGCCTCTCAAACGGTAGTGGTTTATATGGGGTTAAGTCGCTTGTCTATACTGTGCGACGCGTTAGGAAAGCAGGGCATAGCCGATGATTGGCCTGTAGCCGCAGTAGAAAATGCAACAAGTCCACAACAGCGAGTTATAGAGGGCACTTTAAGCACCATTGGTGGTCTAGTATCTGAAGCGAATGTGAGTGGTCCTACGTTACTTATTTTTGGAAAGGTGATAGAGTCACGACAACTCGTCAATACATCACTTTTACATAATAAGCAGCATGTCTCAGCAATTTAG
- a CDS encoding nitrate reductase, producing the protein MNMATPKTTMLEPLLRQKQTTCPYCGVGCGVDISCNVSGRTTSLDKVTGTPEHPANYGRLCVKGTNLLETNDLSGRLLHPTMAGAKVDWDTATRAVADKITQTIAEHGPDAVAFYVSGQLLTEDYYVANKLMKGFIGSANIDTNSRLCMSSAVAGYKRAFGEDVVPCDYTDLECTSLLVLTGSNTAWAHPVLFQRIQRAKLRNPAMKVVVIDPRETETCTIADLHLPLKGGSDVALFNGLLQFAHNNGAINEPAISEFTQGLSDAITSANTLDAKDVASVCGLNEADLATFYQWFISAESAVTFYSMGVNQSSAGVDKANAIINCHLALDFISKPGCGPFSITGQPNAMGGREVGGLANMLAAHCDIENPEHRENVKAFWQSPAMPEQGGLKAVDLFSAMDAGQIKFVWIMGTNPVVSMPYREQVESALKKCDMVVVSDIVQSNDTLAFADIALPATGWSEKDGTVTNSERRISRQRGIMPPAGEAKHDWQIMCDVARKMGFNDAFSYSHPSEIFDEHARLTSYKNDGARLLNLAPLVGKSQAQYDAMAPVQWPLMTNSDKTLLPVRPFYNKVFSTPTGKANFVAVTFTAPVQVTSNEFPFVLNSGRMRDQWHTMTRTGKAPVLHAHTALANVYIHPEDAKTLLVAQNDYVALSSEVSGETPCIFPVQIDKRQRRGDVFVPIHWSGEWGSHSKLAKLFAPATDPISGQPELKHGAVSIAPHSFLSYGKLYISDDVQSANSKLDIVNVLSEVVESNGGYWAKQLIENGLGVSIASQLRSHALMTGLLEKLPKTWVCYQHKTTDSQVLICTYEDSFCFMAFFGAQSPSTKPKYDVPNSWIDSALTQSFRPDKLASFLRCEVDEAFLNGPVVCSCFSVREKTINKAIAAGCSSVSELGDTLKCGTNCGSCKPALATLINEHVTPVEGVARES; encoded by the coding sequence ATGAATATGGCTACACCAAAAACCACTATGCTGGAACCACTACTACGGCAAAAGCAAACCACCTGCCCTTATTGTGGTGTGGGTTGTGGTGTAGATATCAGTTGCAACGTTAGCGGGCGCACTACCTCCCTGGACAAGGTTACTGGTACGCCCGAGCATCCGGCCAATTATGGTCGTCTGTGTGTAAAAGGCACAAACCTGCTTGAAACAAACGATCTTAGCGGCCGTTTGCTTCACCCAACCATGGCAGGTGCAAAGGTAGATTGGGACACGGCTACCCGCGCGGTGGCTGATAAAATCACCCAGACTATTGCTGAACATGGGCCGGATGCCGTTGCGTTTTATGTATCAGGGCAATTACTTACTGAAGATTATTATGTTGCGAATAAGCTCATGAAAGGGTTTATTGGCAGCGCAAATATAGACACAAACTCACGGCTTTGCATGTCATCTGCTGTTGCAGGTTACAAACGTGCGTTTGGCGAAGACGTGGTGCCTTGTGATTACACCGATTTAGAGTGTACTTCGCTGTTGGTGCTTACAGGCAGTAACACCGCGTGGGCACACCCTGTGCTATTCCAGCGTATTCAACGGGCTAAGCTGCGCAATCCAGCTATGAAAGTGGTGGTGATAGACCCTCGGGAAACCGAAACATGTACTATCGCCGATTTACACTTGCCTCTTAAAGGGGGCAGCGACGTTGCACTTTTTAATGGGTTACTTCAATTTGCTCACAACAATGGGGCAATCAATGAACCTGCTATTAGCGAGTTCACCCAAGGATTAAGTGACGCCATTACAAGTGCTAACACGCTTGATGCAAAAGACGTGGCGAGTGTGTGTGGTTTGAATGAAGCAGATTTGGCCACTTTCTATCAATGGTTTATTAGCGCAGAAAGTGCAGTTACTTTCTACTCCATGGGGGTTAACCAATCCTCTGCTGGGGTAGATAAGGCCAACGCCATTATTAATTGCCACTTGGCGCTAGATTTCATTAGCAAGCCAGGTTGTGGACCCTTTTCAATAACAGGCCAGCCCAATGCCATGGGTGGCAGAGAAGTGGGGGGGTTAGCCAACATGTTGGCGGCGCATTGTGATATTGAAAACCCTGAACACCGTGAAAATGTAAAAGCGTTTTGGCAGTCTCCTGCTATGCCAGAGCAAGGCGGCTTAAAAGCGGTAGACCTGTTCTCTGCTATGGATGCGGGGCAAATAAAGTTTGTATGGATAATGGGTACAAACCCCGTAGTCAGTATGCCTTATCGTGAGCAAGTTGAATCGGCGCTCAAAAAGTGCGACATGGTAGTGGTATCTGACATTGTACAGAGTAACGATACCCTTGCCTTTGCCGATATTGCACTACCGGCAACGGGGTGGTCTGAAAAAGACGGAACCGTGACGAATTCAGAGCGCCGAATTTCACGTCAGCGAGGGATTATGCCGCCTGCAGGTGAAGCCAAACACGATTGGCAAATTATGTGTGATGTCGCACGGAAAATGGGATTTAATGACGCATTTTCTTATTCACATCCCAGTGAAATATTTGATGAACATGCCCGCTTAACATCATATAAAAATGACGGAGCACGACTACTCAATCTTGCTCCCTTAGTGGGGAAGTCGCAGGCTCAGTATGATGCAATGGCGCCAGTGCAATGGCCATTAATGACCAACAGCGATAAAACCCTTTTACCTGTTCGCCCCTTTTATAACAAAGTGTTTTCTACCCCGACGGGCAAAGCAAACTTTGTTGCTGTGACATTTACAGCACCTGTTCAAGTGACCTCGAATGAATTTCCATTTGTGCTCAATAGCGGGCGAATGCGTGACCAATGGCACACCATGACTCGAACAGGCAAGGCGCCGGTACTTCATGCCCACACTGCCCTCGCTAATGTTTATATTCATCCCGAAGATGCAAAAACATTGCTTGTAGCACAAAACGACTATGTTGCTCTTAGCAGTGAAGTGAGCGGCGAAACACCCTGTATCTTCCCTGTGCAAATCGATAAACGTCAGCGTCGAGGCGATGTATTCGTTCCTATTCATTGGTCTGGAGAGTGGGGCTCGCACAGTAAATTGGCAAAGCTTTTTGCGCCGGCAACCGATCCTATTTCAGGACAGCCAGAATTAAAACATGGTGCGGTATCCATTGCCCCCCACAGCTTTTTAAGCTACGGAAAGCTTTATATTAGTGACGACGTACAATCGGCAAATAGCAAATTGGATATCGTCAATGTGCTCAGCGAGGTAGTGGAAAGTAATGGCGGCTACTGGGCTAAACAATTAATCGAAAATGGGCTGGGAGTATCTATTGCCAGCCAACTTAGATCGCACGCGTTAATGACGGGTTTGCTAGAAAAATTACCTAAAACGTGGGTGTGCTATCAACACAAAACCACCGATAGCCAAGTGCTTATCTGTACTTATGAAGATTCGTTTTGTTTCATGGCATTTTTCGGTGCGCAAAGCCCGAGTACAAAGCCAAAGTATGATGTGCCAAATTCTTGGATAGACAGTGCATTAACGCAAAGCTTCAGGCCTGACAAACTGGCTAGTTTTTTACGCTGCGAAGTGGATGAAGCGTTTTTAAACGGCCCTGTGGTTTGCAGCTGCTTTTCCGTAAGGGAAAAAACCATTAACAAAGCGATTGCAGCTGGGTGCTCATCAGTGTCTGAATTGGGCGATACGTTAAAGTGCGGCACAAATTGCGGTTCGTGCAAACCTGCTCTAGCAACATTAATTAACGAACATGTTACCCCGGTAGAAGGCGTCGCGCGTGAAAGTTAA
- the nirD gene encoding nitrite reductase small subunit NirD — protein MTANTEVAPLWHDVCGIDDVVTNSGVCALIEGQQVALFSVIKGGEQFLYAISNWDPIGKANVLYRGLIGSIADDIVVASPLYKEHYVLATGKCIERDDVSVVAYDVKVEGERILVAV, from the coding sequence ATGACAGCAAATACAGAAGTGGCGCCCCTTTGGCATGATGTGTGTGGCATTGACGACGTGGTAACAAACAGCGGTGTTTGTGCACTTATCGAAGGTCAGCAGGTGGCGTTGTTTAGTGTAATAAAAGGTGGCGAGCAGTTTCTTTACGCCATTAGCAACTGGGATCCCATCGGCAAAGCAAACGTGCTATATCGTGGCCTTATAGGCTCTATAGCGGATGATATTGTGGTGGCATCGCCTCTTTATAAAGAGCATTACGTGTTGGCCACAGGTAAGTGTATTGAACGTGATGACGTAAGCGTAGTGGCGTACGACGTGAAAGTGGAAGGTGAGCGAATACTCGTTGCTGTTTAA
- the nirB gene encoding nitrite reductase large subunit NirB, with product MTSLASKTRILVVGNGMVGHHFVEQLHQSSDNVDITVLCGESRLAYDRVHLSSYFSGASADDLALTTADVYREWGVNVVTNAIVTDLLRDEKKALTEDGQVFPYDKLVLATGSYPFVPPIPGNDQEHCLVYRTIDDLIAIENSARESKVGVVVGGGLLGLEAANALKEAGLETHVVEFAPQLMAVQLDETGGDVLRSKIESLGVTVHTQKATQVIEAGEQSRYRMVFADGTFLETDMVLFSAGIRPSDQLARKSMLALGERGGIVVDDNCLTSDPDIFAVGECALWQNRIFGLVAPGYTMARAAVSALTGGDTVFTGADMSTKLKLMGVEVGSIGDAHERTTGAQSYTYFNQPEGVYKKLVVDESQQKVLGAVLVGDTSDYDTLLQYALNGIDLPENPETLILPSAGAAPALGADALPDTATICSCHNVAKSDIVSAIDEGCCSLGDVKSCTKASTGCGGCTALLKNVVDSELEKRGVEVSKAICEHFNHTRQELFHIVKVNGITSFDELLEKHGTGLGCEICKPAAGSILASVYNDYVLKQEHLPLQDTNDIYLGNMQKDGTYSVVPRVAGGEITPEKLILLGEVAKKYSLYTKITGGQRIDLFGARVDQLPDIWEALVKGGFETGHAYAKALRTVKSCVGSTWCRYGVQDSVKTAIDLENRYKGLRAPHKIKFGVSGCTRECAEAQSKDIGVIATENGWNLYVCGNGGMKPRHADLFATDLDTETLVKYIDRVLMFYVRTADRLQRTSVWMDNLEGGLAYLQDVVMNDSLNINADLEAQMETVVGAYQCEWKTTLESEASRKRFRQFVNTDGTDTNIQFVSERGQVRPATEMEKSKGADNLIAVDVI from the coding sequence ATGACATCTTTGGCATCTAAAACGCGAATTCTGGTTGTTGGTAACGGAATGGTAGGGCACCATTTTGTTGAACAGCTTCATCAAAGCAGCGATAACGTTGATATCACCGTACTGTGTGGTGAGTCGAGACTGGCCTACGATAGAGTACATTTGTCCTCTTACTTTAGTGGTGCTAGCGCAGATGATTTAGCGCTGACAACCGCTGATGTATATCGTGAGTGGGGCGTTAATGTGGTAACCAACGCCATAGTGACTGACTTGCTGCGCGACGAAAAAAAGGCGTTAACAGAAGATGGCCAGGTGTTTCCCTATGATAAGTTGGTACTTGCCACGGGGTCTTACCCGTTTGTTCCGCCTATTCCAGGAAACGATCAAGAACACTGCTTAGTGTATCGCACTATTGATGACCTGATTGCGATTGAAAACTCTGCCCGCGAGAGCAAAGTAGGTGTGGTAGTGGGGGGCGGTTTATTGGGGCTTGAAGCGGCAAACGCATTAAAAGAAGCCGGGCTTGAAACCCATGTGGTGGAATTTGCGCCACAGCTTATGGCAGTGCAGTTAGACGAAACCGGCGGTGACGTACTTCGCAGTAAAATTGAATCCTTAGGGGTAACCGTACATACCCAGAAAGCGACACAGGTTATTGAAGCCGGTGAGCAATCACGTTATCGCATGGTATTTGCCGACGGTACTTTTCTTGAAACGGATATGGTGCTGTTTTCAGCAGGTATTCGCCCATCAGATCAACTCGCCAGAAAATCCATGCTAGCCCTAGGGGAGCGTGGCGGTATTGTCGTTGATGACAACTGCTTAACCTCAGATCCTGACATTTTCGCCGTGGGCGAATGTGCGCTGTGGCAAAACCGCATATTTGGTTTGGTTGCGCCTGGTTACACCATGGCTCGCGCTGCAGTAAGTGCGCTAACAGGTGGTGATACTGTATTCACCGGCGCCGACATGAGTACCAAGCTCAAGTTGATGGGCGTGGAAGTGGGCTCTATAGGCGATGCGCACGAGCGTACCACTGGCGCACAAAGCTACACCTACTTTAATCAGCCCGAAGGCGTGTACAAAAAGTTGGTAGTAGATGAAAGCCAACAAAAAGTGTTAGGTGCCGTGTTAGTGGGTGATACCAGCGATTACGATACCTTGTTGCAATATGCCTTAAACGGTATTGATTTACCGGAAAATCCTGAAACGCTTATTTTGCCTAGTGCTGGTGCTGCGCCAGCGTTAGGTGCAGATGCACTGCCAGATACCGCAACAATATGTTCATGTCATAACGTGGCCAAAAGCGACATTGTCTCGGCTATCGACGAAGGCTGTTGCAGCCTTGGCGATGTTAAAAGTTGCACGAAAGCCAGTACCGGCTGTGGCGGGTGTACCGCATTGTTGAAAAACGTGGTTGATAGCGAGCTTGAAAAACGGGGTGTTGAAGTCTCGAAAGCCATTTGTGAGCATTTCAATCATACCCGCCAAGAACTATTTCACATTGTAAAAGTGAACGGCATTACCTCTTTTGACGAGTTGCTCGAAAAGCATGGTACGGGTCTTGGCTGTGAAATATGTAAGCCAGCAGCAGGCTCTATTTTAGCCTCTGTGTACAACGATTACGTACTTAAACAAGAGCATTTACCTCTGCAAGATACCAATGATATTTACCTTGGTAACATGCAAAAAGACGGCACTTATTCTGTAGTTCCTCGTGTGGCGGGGGGAGAAATTACCCCAGAGAAGCTTATTCTGTTAGGCGAAGTTGCCAAGAAATATAGCTTGTATACCAAAATCACCGGCGGTCAACGTATTGACTTATTTGGCGCGCGGGTCGATCAACTTCCTGATATTTGGGAGGCCCTTGTTAAAGGCGGCTTCGAAACTGGGCATGCATACGCTAAAGCCCTTCGTACCGTAAAATCTTGTGTAGGTAGCACGTGGTGTCGCTACGGCGTGCAAGATTCGGTGAAAACCGCAATCGATTTAGAGAACCGATATAAAGGCCTACGGGCACCGCACAAAATTAAATTCGGCGTTTCCGGCTGTACCCGGGAATGTGCAGAGGCACAAAGTAAAGACATTGGTGTTATTGCTACCGAAAATGGCTGGAACTTATATGTGTGCGGAAACGGCGGTATGAAACCTCGTCATGCCGATTTATTCGCTACCGATTTAGATACAGAAACGCTGGTTAAATACATCGACCGCGTATTGATGTTCTATGTACGCACCGCCGATAGGCTTCAACGTACATCAGTGTGGATGGACAACTTAGAAGGCGGTTTAGCTTATCTTCAAGATGTTGTTATGAATGATTCGCTAAACATTAACGCTGACTTAGAAGCCCAAATGGAAACCGTGGTTGGTGCTTATCAATGTGAGTGGAAAACTACCCTTGAAAGCGAAGCATCCCGCAAACGTTTCCGTCAATTCGTTAACACAGATGGCACAGATACAAACATTCAATTTGTATCTGAACGAGGCCAAGTTAGACCTGCCACTGAAATGGAAAAGTCTAAAGGTGCCGACAACCTCATTGCGGTTGACGTAATTTAA
- a CDS encoding SulP family inorganic anion transporter, with amino-acid sequence MFDLITNRDSNVKNDVLSGITVALALVPEAVAFAFVAGVEPMIGLYAAFMMGLITSAIGGRPGMISGATGAMAVVMVALVAQHGVQYLFAAVILAGLLQILCGVFKLGKFIRLVPYPVMLGFVNGLAIVIFLAQLGQFKVVNALGQLEWMQGSMLYWMLGLVALTMAIIYLLPKLTTAVPASLVAIVTVTAMVHGLDLEARTVIDFVRDLLPEAQKASATLAGELPTFAIPMVPFTWETVMIVLPTSIILCLVGLIESLLTLSLIDEMTDTRGRGNKECVGQGVANTVNGFFGGMGGCAMIGQSMININSGGRGRLSGITAALVLLAFILFAAPLIEMIPLAALVGVMFVVVIATFEWASFRIIRGVNKEDAFVLFLVTAVTVIADLAIAVVVGVIVSALVFAWKHARHIEVKSHIDSDDWKVYDLEGPLFFGSVSHFKDLFDIANDPEHVVIDFKESRIWDSSGIDALDTLADKYEQQGKKLHIRHISDECRNLLRKADKFVEINVNEDPRYRVATDKLA; translated from the coding sequence ATGTTTGATTTAATTACTAATCGAGATAGTAATGTAAAAAATGACGTGCTTTCTGGTATTACCGTTGCACTAGCACTGGTACCAGAAGCGGTTGCTTTTGCATTTGTTGCTGGTGTTGAGCCCATGATTGGGTTGTATGCCGCATTTATGATGGGACTTATCACGTCAGCCATTGGCGGGCGTCCAGGAATGATTTCTGGTGCGACAGGTGCTATGGCCGTGGTCATGGTGGCACTAGTGGCACAGCATGGCGTTCAATATCTGTTTGCCGCCGTTATTCTAGCCGGCTTACTGCAAATACTCTGTGGGGTATTTAAGCTAGGGAAATTTATACGATTGGTGCCATACCCAGTAATGCTAGGGTTTGTAAATGGTCTAGCAATTGTTATTTTCCTTGCCCAATTAGGTCAATTCAAAGTCGTGAATGCCTTAGGTCAGTTGGAGTGGATGCAAGGGTCTATGTTGTATTGGATGCTTGGGCTCGTCGCGCTTACCATGGCGATTATTTACTTACTGCCTAAGCTTACTACCGCAGTGCCCGCCTCGTTAGTGGCTATTGTTACGGTAACTGCCATGGTACATGGGCTTGATTTAGAAGCGCGTACCGTTATCGATTTCGTGCGTGATTTACTGCCTGAAGCACAAAAAGCGAGCGCTACCCTAGCGGGTGAACTACCAACTTTTGCTATCCCGATGGTACCGTTTACTTGGGAAACGGTGATGATTGTTCTGCCTACTTCAATCATTTTATGTTTGGTTGGCTTGATTGAGTCACTCCTTACATTATCGCTTATTGATGAAATGACAGACACCCGCGGCCGTGGCAACAAAGAATGTGTTGGTCAGGGCGTTGCGAATACGGTCAATGGCTTCTTCGGCGGTATGGGTGGTTGCGCCATGATTGGTCAGAGTATGATTAACATTAACTCTGGTGGTCGTGGACGTTTATCTGGTATTACTGCAGCACTAGTACTTCTTGCTTTTATCCTTTTCGCAGCTCCATTAATTGAAATGATCCCACTAGCGGCATTAGTCGGTGTTATGTTTGTTGTGGTTATTGCTACCTTTGAATGGGCATCGTTCCGCATTATCCGTGGTGTAAATAAAGAAGATGCTTTTGTCCTATTCTTAGTTACCGCGGTTACGGTCATTGCCGACCTTGCGATTGCGGTTGTGGTGGGTGTTATCGTTTCTGCCTTGGTATTTGCGTGGAAGCACGCTCGCCATATTGAAGTTAAGAGTCATATCGATAGCGACGATTGGAAAGTGTATGACTTAGAAGGGCCTTTGTTCTTCGGTTCAGTTAGCCACTTCAAAGACTTGTTTGATATTGCCAATGATCCAGAGCATGTAGTTATCGACTTTAAAGAGTCTAGAATTTGGGACTCTTCAGGTATTGATGCGCTAGATACGTTGGCGGATAAATACGAACAGCAAGGCAAGAAACTGCATATTCGTCACATTAGTGATGAGTGTCGTAACTTACTGCGCAAAGCTGACAAGTTTGTAGAAATTAACGTGAATGAAGATCCACGTTATCGCGTTGCTACCGATAAACTTGCTTAA
- a CDS encoding nitrate- and nitrite sensing domain-containing protein: MQTDHEITSPTHYSDATKRFLLAAKRAEITVLEQLSSNCRIVISVRNMVHALQRERGATNIYLASKGDRFAGQRATHIEASCEAESMLRSQLKSLYLTDSHDTANPRLLSSITLALQGIDYLPVLREQAKNLTLSPLDSTRAYCRLVAGLLTVIFEAADIASDPVITRLLVALFNFMQGKEYAGQERAWGAIGFAETHFDKRLCDKLSALQHAQQHHFTVFNEFARSCHKDAYELLDGSPAAHDINQLRKMIAQLADGSPIAAEISEVWFDVATRRIDAMQEIENKLTDSLTKEAQTKVSNAHHEMKNHQRLIESFTDEHAQDGSPLTMLFDPSMPGLVEDSDLGLLQHDTTGSGNNADISEQTQTLSAHRSFYDLLRGQAQYIEDMSRELEEAKRAITEHKLVDRAKLILMQQFQLNENDAYRKLQKQAMNEHKKLTDIAATVVEISNRANQR; the protein is encoded by the coding sequence ATGCAAACAGACCATGAAATAACGTCCCCTACGCATTATAGCGATGCCACTAAGCGCTTCTTGCTCGCCGCCAAACGCGCCGAGATTACGGTGCTTGAGCAGCTATCCAGCAACTGCCGTATTGTTATTTCGGTTCGTAATATGGTGCATGCTCTGCAGCGCGAACGTGGTGCCACCAACATTTATTTAGCGTCTAAAGGTGATAGGTTTGCAGGGCAGCGCGCCACTCATATTGAAGCAAGCTGTGAAGCAGAATCGATGTTACGCAGTCAACTCAAGTCACTGTATTTAACCGATAGCCATGACACCGCTAACCCTCGTTTGTTAAGCAGTATTACCTTAGCGCTGCAAGGCATTGATTACCTGCCAGTACTTCGTGAACAAGCGAAAAATTTAACCTTGTCCCCGCTAGATTCCACTCGCGCCTATTGCCGCTTAGTCGCTGGGCTACTGACTGTTATTTTTGAAGCCGCTGACATTGCGAGCGACCCAGTGATAACCCGCCTTTTAGTTGCACTTTTCAACTTTATGCAGGGTAAAGAATATGCGGGGCAAGAACGCGCATGGGGCGCTATTGGCTTTGCAGAGACGCACTTTGATAAGCGATTATGCGATAAACTCAGTGCCCTTCAACACGCCCAGCAGCATCACTTTACCGTGTTTAATGAATTCGCCCGTTCTTGTCATAAAGACGCTTACGAGCTTTTAGATGGCAGCCCTGCTGCACACGATATTAATCAATTACGTAAAATGATTGCACAACTTGCTGATGGTAGCCCCATTGCAGCTGAAATTAGTGAAGTGTGGTTCGATGTGGCCACGCGGCGTATTGATGCCATGCAAGAAATTGAAAATAAACTCACCGACAGCTTAACTAAAGAAGCGCAAACTAAAGTCAGTAATGCGCATCATGAAATGAAAAACCATCAACGGTTGATTGAAAGCTTTACCGATGAACATGCGCAAGATGGTTCACCCCTTACTATGCTGTTTGACCCTAGCATGCCTGGTTTGGTGGAAGACAGTGATCTGGGGCTGCTACAGCATGATACAACTGGCTCGGGTAACAACGCAGATATTAGTGAGCAGACACAAACCCTGTCTGCGCATCGCTCATTTTACGATTTGTTGCGAGGGCAAGCCCAGTATATTGAAGATATGAGTCGTGAGTTAGAAGAAGCGAAACGCGCGATTACCGAACACAAGTTAGTAGATAGAGCTAAACTCATTCTTATGCAGCAATTTCAATTAAATGAAAATGATGCATATCGAAAGCTTCAAAAACAAGCCATGAATGAACATAAAAAGCTTACCGACATTGCTGCTACTGTTGTTGAAATATCAAATAGAGCGAACCAACGCTGA
- a CDS encoding nucleotidyltransferase family protein produces MMTNPKSKGSNESAASTANMASIESKARSAVSRVLTADLYRMQCLTALKALNLPQGYLAAGFLRNAIWDELHGYKKATPLNDIDVIYFNPSDTSKDTELNIEKALTSQVPSAHWQVKNQARMHLNHGHNAYRDCEEAISYWVEKETCVAIRLCPKEGSDKFDMLAPYGLSSNFAGRISINPRHPRDDVFTQRVKTKNWLVTWPQLTLGSALVRSI; encoded by the coding sequence ATGATGACGAACCCCAAAAGTAAAGGCAGTAACGAAAGCGCAGCTAGCACAGCCAACATGGCCAGTATAGAAAGCAAAGCCCGATCAGCGGTTAGCCGTGTGCTAACCGCTGATCTCTACCGCATGCAGTGTTTGACTGCGCTCAAAGCGCTAAACCTGCCCCAAGGGTATTTAGCGGCGGGATTTCTACGTAATGCCATATGGGATGAGCTCCATGGCTATAAGAAAGCTACGCCGTTAAACGATATCGATGTTATTTACTTCAACCCATCAGATACCTCAAAAGACACCGAGCTCAATATAGAAAAAGCGTTAACTTCGCAAGTGCCATCAGCCCACTGGCAAGTGAAGAATCAGGCGCGTATGCATCTGAACCATGGTCATAACGCTTATAGAGATTGCGAAGAAGCCATTAGTTATTGGGTGGAAAAAGAAACCTGTGTCGCCATCAGGCTTTGCCCAAAAGAGGGGAGTGATAAGTTTGATATGCTTGCGCCCTATGGGCTTTCAAGTAATTTTGCCGGTAGGATTTCAATAAACCCTCGCCACCCTAGAGATGACGTGTTTACCCAACGAGTGAAAACGAAAAATTGGCTGGTAACGTGGCCGCAACTTACTTTAGGTTCAGCGTTGGTTCGCTCTATTTGA
- a CDS encoding phosphatase PAP2 family protein — MEVKSSVNAYLQIVKTPTVQVVLLGGGFLLLMLFATMEVLAPFDQAVIEMLVWDNMPGVVQRFFENFTALGSNEVLIFFSLAVAGWLKLTGHPKKAFTLLIAVAAGLVITFVLKAGIDRPRPPLSGHQVTVLTQSFPSAHAMMSTLVYFCIARLFCFSITKVKLKVWVYSLTTLLVFMIGLSRVQLGVHWPTDVIAGWLGGGAIAAFSFYVIKWQRNLRIRSEHSK, encoded by the coding sequence ATGGAAGTAAAAAGTTCGGTCAATGCGTATTTGCAAATAGTAAAAACACCCACGGTGCAAGTGGTGTTATTAGGTGGTGGCTTTTTGCTGCTAATGCTATTTGCCACCATGGAAGTATTAGCGCCTTTCGACCAAGCCGTCATTGAAATGTTGGTGTGGGACAATATGCCGGGGGTGGTTCAACGCTTCTTTGAAAACTTCACCGCACTTGGCAGTAATGAAGTACTTATCTTTTTTTCACTTGCCGTTGCCGGTTGGTTGAAATTGACCGGGCATCCTAAAAAAGCATTTACGCTACTAATAGCGGTAGCAGCAGGTTTGGTCATTACCTTTGTCCTTAAAGCCGGTATAGACCGCCCTAGACCGCCGCTGTCTGGCCATCAAGTTACCGTATTGACGCAAAGCTTCCCTTCTGCTCATGCCATGATGTCTACCCTTGTTTACTTCTGTATTGCTAGGCTGTTTTGTTTTTCTATCACAAAAGTTAAGTTAAAAGTTTGGGTATATTCTCTGACTACACTATTGGTATTTATGATTGGCCTGAGTCGAGTGCAATTAGGCGTGCATTGGCCGACCGACGTAATAGCAGGATGGTTGGGAGGGGGGGCGATAGCCGCATTTAGTTTCTATGTGATCAAATGGCAAAGGAATCTGCGCATTCGTTCTGAGCATTCGAAATAA